The Streptomyces sp. NBC_01197 genome window below encodes:
- a CDS encoding M6 family metalloprotease domain-containing protein produces MHQTRPRSSGSPSGRSRPPRCRIRSPRRPLAVVTLAVLALAALTSGSTTLIQRTPAGGPAATTGRLSVRADHGGSAVTLGPCRIGGALGVQMSEGLPTAPGYARSTGSIHALTLMVDFPDAHGSEPPMKRYGEFFPQTSNWYRTSSYGRLDYHPEAPVKRWLRMPSPFSSYGIQRGSPYQPGYRRLAQDIVRAADQQVDFRKYDLINVLATPNAGPSALDTVLSVTFSGNDEAPVADGVKLSNMSFIYSRQDDGSGSYSHTGYRVLPHENGHTFGLPDLYTSSGGGSVGHWDIMSEDWGANNDMLGWHKWKLGWLDDDQVSCASTPGTHEAALSPLETRGGTKLAVIPMSESAAYVVEVRTRAGNDDAVCRPGILVYRVDGDVDTGQGPVSVRDSTPDSGGCTLRANVQAELSDAPYSVGQTFTDAAHGIIINVTGKDKAGDYRVRITRS; encoded by the coding sequence ATGCATCAGACCCGCCCCAGGTCGAGCGGCAGCCCCTCCGGCCGTTCACGGCCCCCCCGCTGCCGGATACGATCCCCCCGCCGTCCGCTGGCCGTCGTCACCCTCGCCGTGCTCGCACTGGCCGCGCTGACCTCGGGCAGCACCACTCTGATCCAGCGGACCCCGGCGGGCGGCCCCGCGGCCACCACCGGCCGGCTCTCCGTACGCGCCGATCACGGCGGCTCCGCCGTAACGCTCGGCCCGTGCCGGATCGGCGGCGCGCTGGGCGTCCAGATGTCCGAGGGACTGCCCACCGCACCGGGCTACGCCCGCTCGACCGGCTCCATCCACGCCCTCACGCTCATGGTCGACTTCCCGGACGCGCATGGGTCCGAGCCCCCGATGAAGCGGTACGGCGAGTTCTTCCCACAGACCTCGAACTGGTACCGCACCAGCTCCTACGGGCGGCTCGACTACCACCCCGAGGCCCCCGTCAAACGCTGGCTGCGGATGCCGTCGCCGTTCAGCTCGTACGGAATACAGCGGGGCTCCCCGTACCAGCCTGGCTACCGGCGGCTCGCCCAGGACATCGTGAGGGCCGCCGACCAGCAGGTGGATTTCCGCAAGTACGACCTGATCAATGTGCTGGCCACGCCGAACGCGGGCCCCTCCGCGCTGGACACCGTGCTCTCGGTGACGTTCTCCGGCAATGACGAGGCGCCCGTCGCGGACGGCGTCAAACTCTCCAACATGTCGTTCATCTACAGCCGCCAGGACGACGGATCGGGTTCGTACAGCCACACCGGCTACCGCGTCCTGCCGCACGAGAACGGGCACACCTTCGGCCTCCCCGACCTCTACACCTCCAGCGGCGGCGGCTCGGTCGGGCACTGGGACATCATGTCCGAGGACTGGGGGGCCAACAACGACATGCTGGGCTGGCACAAGTGGAAGCTCGGCTGGCTGGACGACGACCAGGTCAGCTGCGCCTCGACACCCGGCACCCATGAGGCGGCGCTCTCCCCGCTGGAGACGCGGGGCGGCACCAAACTGGCGGTGATCCCGATGTCCGAGTCCGCCGCCTATGTGGTCGAGGTACGGACCCGGGCGGGCAACGACGACGCGGTGTGCCGCCCGGGGATCCTCGTCTACCGCGTCGACGGCGACGTCGACACCGGCCAGGGCCCGGTCTCCGTCCGGGACAGCACCCCGGACAGCGGCGGCTGCACCCTGCGCGCCAATGTGCAGGCGGAACTGTCGGACGCCCCGTACTCGGTGGGCCAGACCTTCACCGACGCGGCGCACGGGATCATCATCAACGTCACCGGCAAGGACAAGGCCGGGGACTACCGGGTACGCATCACCCGCTCCTGA
- a CDS encoding GNAT family N-acetyltransferase → MLSQRTETQVRPGKEADLQGLTDLYNHYVRETAITFDTNVFTPEERRPWLLSHPEDGPHRLLVAQEVPSARILGYATSSAFRPKAAYATSVEVTVYCAPDVAGRGIGTMLYKALFEALSDEDVHRAYAGITMPNEASAALHARFGFTPVGTYREVGRKFGVYHDVTWYEKELGGK, encoded by the coding sequence ATGCTTTCGCAGCGTACGGAAACGCAGGTCAGGCCCGGCAAGGAGGCGGATCTCCAGGGCCTCACCGACCTCTACAACCACTACGTCCGTGAGACTGCGATCACATTCGACACGAATGTCTTCACCCCCGAGGAACGCCGTCCCTGGCTGCTCTCCCACCCTGAAGACGGGCCACACCGGCTGCTGGTTGCGCAGGAGGTACCGTCTGCCCGGATTCTGGGGTACGCAACCAGCAGCGCGTTCCGGCCGAAGGCCGCGTACGCCACCTCCGTCGAGGTGACCGTGTACTGCGCCCCCGACGTGGCCGGGCGCGGGATCGGCACGATGCTCTACAAAGCGCTGTTCGAGGCGCTGAGCGACGAAGATGTTCACCGGGCGTACGCCGGTATCACCATGCCCAACGAGGCATCAGCCGCACTGCACGCACGCTTCGGCTTCACGCCGGTGGGCACGTACCGCGAGGTGGGACGGAAGTTCGGCGTCTACCACGACGTCACCTGGTACGAGAAGGAGCTCGGCGGGAAGTAG
- a CDS encoding TetR/AcrR family transcriptional regulator — METATADRPRIRADALRNRERIVSAAREMFVEYGPDVPLDEIARRAGVGNATLYRNFPDRIELFRHVVLSVMARVADQVEAAIAEEPDSFAALRRFVHAAAEEKIGALCPMLSDGFDRADTEIMAARDRLAESVEDLMGRAREEGQLRSDVAVGDLFVALSQLTRPLPGAGCLGLDRFVHRHLQLFLDGLQASARTVLPGSPATLEDLRRPS; from the coding sequence GTGGAAACCGCCACCGCCGACCGGCCGCGCATCAGGGCCGACGCCCTGCGCAACCGGGAGCGGATCGTTTCGGCCGCGCGTGAGATGTTCGTGGAGTACGGGCCTGATGTGCCGCTCGACGAGATCGCCCGCCGGGCCGGCGTCGGCAACGCCACGCTCTACCGCAACTTCCCCGACCGGATCGAACTCTTCCGGCATGTGGTTCTCTCCGTCATGGCCCGCGTCGCGGACCAGGTGGAGGCGGCCATCGCCGAAGAGCCCGACAGTTTCGCCGCTCTCCGCCGTTTTGTGCACGCGGCTGCCGAAGAGAAGATCGGTGCGCTGTGCCCGATGCTCTCCGACGGCTTCGACCGTGCGGACACGGAGATCATGGCGGCGCGCGACCGGCTCGCGGAGTCCGTGGAGGACCTCATGGGCCGTGCGCGCGAGGAAGGGCAACTGCGCTCCGATGTCGCCGTCGGGGATCTGTTCGTCGCTCTCTCCCAGCTCACCCGGCCACTGCCGGGCGCGGGCTGTCTGGGTCTCGACCGCTTCGTCCACCGGCATCTGCAGCTGTTCCTCGACGGGCTTCAGGCCTCGGCGCGGACGGTACTTCCTGGGTCACCGGCGACTCTTGAAGACCTGCGTCGTCCGTCGTGA
- a CDS encoding MFS transporter, translated as MSKSIPKNADISLPDPNRWKALVFIALAQLMVVLDATIVNIALPHAQVDLGISDANKQWVITAYALAFGGLLLFGGRIGDLWGRKRAFVIGLLGFAAASAVGGAAANEAMLLTSRAAQGVFGALLAPAALSLLAVTFTDAKERAKAFGIFGAIAGGGGAVGLLLGGFLTEYLDWRWTFFVNIPFAAVAALGAYFVIREPVGGRNRSPLDIPGVLLSTSGLVSLVYGFTRAASNGWSDPVTIGLFVATVVLLGAFVAVESKVKAPLLPLRVVADRNRGGIYASLGLAIIGMFGLFLFLTYYLQVVQGYSSVRTGFAFLPMVAAMITGSTQIGARLMTRVPARFLMGPGFAVAAVGMLLLTRIEVGSSYATVILPGVVLLGLGMGTAFMPAMSLATHGIAPRDAGVASAMVNTSQQVGGAIGTALLNTIAASATTAYLVGHAAAGGNPKLVQAQALVHGYTNAIWVAVGILAIASVIALTFINAGRPSVTPTASGSGSADSDAVEDEVRIPVIAH; from the coding sequence ATGTCAAAATCCATACCGAAAAACGCCGACATATCGCTCCCTGACCCCAATCGCTGGAAGGCACTCGTCTTCATCGCCCTGGCGCAGCTGATGGTGGTGCTCGACGCGACGATCGTGAACATCGCGCTGCCGCACGCCCAGGTCGACCTGGGCATCTCGGACGCCAACAAGCAGTGGGTCATCACGGCCTACGCCCTCGCCTTCGGCGGGCTCCTGCTCTTCGGTGGCCGCATCGGCGACCTGTGGGGCCGTAAGCGGGCCTTCGTTATCGGGCTGCTCGGCTTCGCCGCGGCCTCCGCTGTCGGCGGCGCCGCCGCCAACGAGGCGATGCTGCTGACCTCCCGCGCCGCGCAGGGCGTCTTCGGCGCGCTGCTCGCACCGGCCGCGCTGTCGCTGCTCGCCGTGACCTTCACCGATGCCAAGGAGCGCGCAAAGGCGTTCGGCATCTTCGGGGCCATCGCCGGTGGTGGTGGCGCCGTGGGCCTGCTGCTCGGCGGATTCCTCACCGAGTACCTGGACTGGCGCTGGACGTTCTTCGTCAACATCCCGTTCGCGGCCGTCGCCGCACTCGGTGCGTACTTCGTGATCCGTGAGCCCGTCGGCGGGCGCAACCGTTCGCCGCTGGACATCCCCGGTGTCCTGCTCTCCACGTCGGGTCTGGTCTCGCTGGTGTACGGCTTCACGCGCGCCGCGTCCAACGGCTGGTCCGACCCGGTCACGATCGGCCTGTTCGTCGCCACCGTCGTCCTGCTCGGAGCGTTCGTGGCCGTCGAGTCGAAGGTCAAGGCCCCCCTCCTGCCGCTGCGTGTGGTCGCCGACCGCAACCGCGGTGGCATCTACGCCTCGCTCGGCCTGGCCATCATCGGGATGTTCGGTCTCTTCCTCTTCCTGACGTACTACCTCCAGGTCGTGCAGGGCTACTCCTCGGTCAGGACCGGCTTCGCCTTCCTGCCGATGGTCGCCGCCATGATCACGGGCTCCACGCAGATCGGCGCCCGGCTGATGACCCGGGTGCCCGCCCGGTTCCTGATGGGTCCCGGCTTCGCCGTCGCGGCCGTCGGGATGCTGCTGCTGACCCGTATCGAGGTCGGTTCCTCGTACGCCACGGTGATCCTGCCGGGTGTGGTGCTGCTGGGTCTCGGCATGGGTACGGCGTTCATGCCCGCCATGTCGCTCGCCACGCACGGCATCGCACCGCGTGACGCGGGTGTCGCGTCGGCGATGGTCAACACCTCGCAGCAGGTGGGCGGCGCGATCGGCACGGCGCTGCTGAACACGATCGCCGCCTCCGCCACCACCGCGTACCTCGTGGGGCACGCGGCGGCCGGCGGCAACCCGAAGCTGGTCCAGGCCCAGGCGCTGGTGCATGGCTACACGAACGCGATCTGGGTGGCGGTCGGCATCCTCGCGATCGCCTCGGTCATCGCGCTGACGTTCATCAACGCAGGCCGCCCCTCGGTCACTCCGACGGCCTCGGGCTCCGGTTCCGCGGACTCCGACGCTGTCGAGGACGAGGTGCGGATCCCGGTGATCGCGCACTGA
- a CDS encoding dioxygenase family protein, with amino-acid sequence MPAIAPERMPALYLSHGAPPLADDPVWPGQLADWSAGLPRPKAILMVSAHWEDAPLALGATETVPLVYDFWGFPERYYGVRYDAPGAPLLAESVRKLLRGAGHPVQDVPDRGLDHGAYVPLVEMFPDAGVPVLQISMPTLDPRKLMEIGRRLAPLRDEGVLIVGSGFFTHNLAALRHEGTPGWSAEFDAWGREALERRDIDALLDFEHKSPSGRLAHPRTEHFAPLFVTLGAAGDGLESRRDVIDGFWMGLAKRSVQFG; translated from the coding sequence ATGCCCGCCATCGCCCCCGAGCGCATGCCCGCCCTCTACCTCTCCCATGGCGCGCCCCCGCTCGCCGACGATCCGGTCTGGCCTGGCCAGCTCGCCGACTGGTCCGCCGGTCTGCCACGCCCCAAGGCCATTCTGATGGTCTCCGCGCACTGGGAGGACGCCCCGCTGGCGCTCGGTGCGACGGAGACCGTGCCCCTGGTCTATGACTTCTGGGGATTTCCTGAGCGGTACTACGGGGTCCGGTACGACGCTCCCGGTGCGCCCCTGCTGGCGGAGAGCGTGCGGAAGCTGCTGCGCGGCGCGGGTCATCCGGTCCAGGACGTCCCGGACCGGGGCCTCGACCACGGTGCGTACGTCCCGCTGGTGGAGATGTTCCCGGACGCAGGCGTACCCGTACTCCAGATCTCCATGCCGACGCTCGACCCGCGGAAGCTGATGGAGATCGGGCGCAGGCTCGCACCGCTGCGGGACGAAGGCGTGCTGATCGTCGGCAGCGGCTTCTTCACCCACAACCTGGCCGCGCTGCGGCACGAGGGCACCCCCGGCTGGTCCGCCGAGTTCGACGCCTGGGGGCGGGAGGCGCTGGAGAGGCGTGACATCGACGCGCTGCTCGACTTCGAGCACAAGTCCCCGTCAGGGCGGCTCGCCCACCCTCGTACCGAGCACTTCGCGCCGTTGTTCGTGACGCTCGGGGCGGCGGGGGACGGGCTGGAGAGCCGGCGCGACGTGATCGACGGCTTCTGGATGGGGCTGGCGAAGCGGTCGGTGCAGTTCGGATAG
- a CDS encoding MarR family winged helix-turn-helix transcriptional regulator: MTSAPPPDEPRWLSEDEQRVWRAYLHATTLLEDHLDRQLQRDAGMPHIYYGLLVKLSQAPRRRMRMTELAMDAKITRSRLSHAIARLERNGWVRREDCPSDKRGQNAVLTPAGTKVLERTAPGHVDAVRQALFDRLSPEQSGQLGEIMRVLAEGLQPQDEDADLPWLR, from the coding sequence ATGACCTCGGCACCGCCCCCTGACGAACCGCGCTGGCTCAGCGAGGACGAGCAGCGCGTCTGGCGCGCGTACCTCCACGCCACCACGCTCCTGGAGGATCACCTCGACCGCCAGTTGCAGCGGGACGCCGGGATGCCGCACATCTACTACGGGCTGCTCGTGAAGCTCTCCCAGGCGCCCCGGCGGCGGATGCGGATGACCGAGCTGGCGATGGACGCGAAGATCACCCGCTCCCGGCTCTCGCACGCGATAGCGCGACTGGAGCGGAACGGCTGGGTGCGCCGCGAGGACTGCCCGTCCGACAAGCGCGGCCAGAACGCGGTTCTGACGCCCGCCGGCACGAAGGTGCTTGAGCGGACCGCGCCCGGCCATGTCGATGCCGTACGGCAGGCACTGTTCGACCGGCTCTCGCCCGAACAGAGCGGCCAGCTCGGCGAGATCATGCGGGTGTTGGCCGAGGGGCTCCAGCCACAGGATGAGGACGCGGATCTGCCCTGGCTCCGCTGA
- a CDS encoding sigma-70 family RNA polymerase sigma factor — protein sequence MATRAVARRSDRASSVRAVGGEIADRDLVGMYLDEIARTPLLDAEKEVELSQTIEAGVYAQRILDGSVQSVAGGASRDELEALVAAGERAKDVFIRSNLRLVVAVARRYPRAGLPLLDLIQEGNAGLVRAVEKFDYAKGFKFSTYATWWIRQAITRSIADQSRTIRLPVHLVEELGRIRRVQREFNREHGRDPEHEEIAAELDTKPERVSDVLDWARDPVSLNMPVDDQGETQFGDLLEDTSAVSPEQSVMTLLRSEELDELIGRLDHRTASIIKMRFGIDDGRERTLTEVGKEHGLTRERIRQIEKHALLELKKMADDVGFDAAA from the coding sequence ATGGCAACCCGTGCCGTCGCCCGTCGATCCGACAGGGCAAGCAGCGTTCGCGCCGTAGGCGGGGAGATCGCCGACCGCGACCTGGTCGGCATGTACCTCGACGAAATAGCACGTACGCCGCTGCTCGACGCCGAAAAGGAGGTCGAGCTGTCCCAGACCATCGAGGCCGGGGTGTACGCCCAGCGGATCCTCGACGGTTCCGTGCAGAGTGTGGCGGGTGGGGCCTCGCGTGACGAGCTGGAGGCGCTGGTTGCCGCCGGGGAGCGCGCCAAGGACGTCTTTATCCGGTCCAACCTGCGACTGGTCGTCGCGGTGGCCCGCCGCTATCCGCGAGCAGGTCTGCCGCTTCTCGACCTGATCCAGGAGGGCAACGCGGGTCTGGTGCGCGCGGTCGAGAAGTTCGACTACGCCAAGGGCTTCAAGTTCTCGACGTATGCGACCTGGTGGATCCGGCAGGCCATCACCCGGTCGATAGCCGATCAGTCCCGCACTATCCGGCTCCCTGTCCACCTGGTCGAGGAGCTGGGCCGGATCCGCCGTGTCCAGCGCGAATTCAACCGCGAGCACGGCCGCGACCCGGAGCACGAGGAGATCGCCGCCGAGCTGGACACCAAGCCGGAGCGGGTGAGCGATGTGCTGGACTGGGCACGTGACCCGGTCAGCCTGAACATGCCGGTGGACGACCAGGGCGAGACCCAGTTCGGTGATCTGCTGGAGGACACGTCGGCGGTGTCGCCCGAGCAGTCCGTGATGACGCTGCTGCGCAGCGAGGAGCTCGACGAACTGATCGGCAGGCTCGATCACCGCACGGCTTCGATCATCAAGATGCGCTTCGGCATCGACGACGGCCGGGAGCGGACGCTGACCGAGGTCGGCAAGGAGCACGGGCTGACGCGTGAGCGGATCCGTCAGATCGAGAAGCACGCGCTGCTCGAACTGAAGAAGATGGCCGACGATGTGGGCTTCGACGCGGCGGCGTGA